The following are from one region of the Acidobacteriota bacterium genome:
- a CDS encoding DUF1501 domain-containing protein has translation MTDGKKQKSRRRDLGLSSELQREAQLANIQAQTRRHFLRSMTGGLGSIFLGTMASRSAWASGLQLSTDGTPRLDLKRDPRSPLSALPPQFAARAKRVIYLHMAGAPSQLELFEYKPELVRLDGQDCPASLLAGKRFAFITGVPKLMGPQYPFHQVGQSGHWISDRLPHLEKHLDEMCFIKSMRTDQFNHAPAQLLVQTGNARLGYPSLGSWVVYGLGTENQNLPGFIVLISGGNTPDGGKQLWGTGFLPSVYQGVQCRSHGEPVLYLQSPGHVSVPARRNMLDAIDELNQQNYAAFGNPETVTRIAQYEMSFRMQMDATDAMDIHKEPETVRTKYGSKIGESSFANNCLVARRLAERGVRFIQLYHWGWDSHGSSAGDSLNYGFVKRCAEVDQPIAALLSDLKDRGMLEDTLIVWGGEFGRTSMRENRSGQVTKFTGRDHHPGAFTIWMAGGGVKPGITYGQTDDLGYEIVKDPVEVRDLHATILYLLGFDHHKLNYSFQGLDQKLTSVKPAHVVGEVLA, from the coding sequence ATGACCGACGGCAAGAAACAAAAGTCACGGCGACGCGATCTCGGGCTCTCCAGTGAGCTGCAACGTGAAGCGCAGCTCGCGAACATACAGGCACAGACGCGCCGTCATTTCCTGCGATCGATGACGGGCGGCCTGGGCTCAATATTCCTGGGCACGATGGCTTCCCGCTCGGCATGGGCAAGTGGACTTCAACTTTCGACGGATGGCACACCTCGTCTCGATTTGAAGCGTGATCCACGCAGTCCATTGTCCGCATTGCCACCTCAGTTTGCTGCCCGTGCGAAACGCGTCATCTACCTCCACATGGCAGGTGCGCCCAGTCAATTGGAGCTTTTCGAATACAAGCCCGAACTCGTCAGGCTCGACGGTCAGGATTGTCCCGCGTCGTTGCTGGCAGGCAAGCGCTTCGCATTCATCACGGGCGTACCGAAGTTGATGGGTCCGCAATATCCATTTCATCAAGTCGGACAAAGTGGTCATTGGATTTCCGATCGCCTGCCGCATCTCGAAAAACATCTCGATGAAATGTGCTTCATCAAGTCGATGCGCACCGATCAATTCAACCACGCGCCGGCGCAATTACTGGTACAGACCGGCAATGCGCGCCTTGGGTATCCTTCGCTCGGGTCGTGGGTTGTGTACGGCCTCGGAACCGAGAATCAGAATTTGCCTGGTTTCATCGTGCTTATCTCCGGTGGAAATACGCCTGACGGCGGCAAGCAACTCTGGGGCACAGGATTTCTTCCGAGCGTCTATCAGGGTGTGCAATGCCGTTCGCATGGTGAGCCTGTTCTGTATCTCCAGAGTCCCGGCCACGTGAGTGTCCCGGCACGTAGAAACATGCTGGACGCGATCGACGAACTCAATCAGCAGAACTACGCGGCATTCGGAAATCCAGAAACGGTGACGCGGATCGCGCAATATGAAATGTCCTTCCGCATGCAGATGGACGCGACTGATGCCATGGACATTCACAAAGAACCGGAAACTGTCCGAACAAAGTACGGATCGAAGATCGGCGAATCGAGTTTCGCCAATAATTGCCTGGTGGCTCGACGCCTGGCGGAACGCGGTGTTCGCTTTATCCAGCTCTACCATTGGGGATGGGATAGCCACGGATCGAGCGCCGGCGATTCCCTGAATTATGGTTTCGTAAAACGCTGCGCAGAAGTGGATCAGCCGATTGCCGCTTTGCTATCCGACCTGAAAGATCGCGGCATGCTGGAAGATACGCTGATCGTTTGGGGCGGTGAATTTGGCCGCACATCCATGCGTGAAAATCGCAGTGGGCAGGTCACGAAATTTACCGGCCGCGACCATCATCCGGGAGCCTTCACAATTTGGATGGCGGGAGGCGGCGTGAAACCCGGCATCACTTATGGCCAGACGGACGATCTGGGATACGAGATCGTCAAGGATCCCGTTGAGGTCCGCGATCTACACGCGACGATTCTCTATCTCCTGGGATTCGATCACCACAAGCTCAATTATTCGTTCCAGGGCTTGGACCAGAAATTGACCAGCGTAAAACCGGCCCACGTGGTCGGCGAGGTACTGGCATGA